A genome region from Macaca nemestrina isolate mMacNem1 chromosome 20, mMacNem.hap1, whole genome shotgun sequence includes the following:
- the LOC105497201 gene encoding large ribosomal subunit protein uL13 isoform X4 yields the protein MNTNPSRGPYHFRAPSRIFWRTVRGMLPHKTKRGQAALDRLKVFDGIPPPYDKKKRMVVPAALKVVRLKPTRKFAYLGRLAHEVGWKYQAVTATLEEKRKEKAKIHYRKKKQLMRLRKQAEKNVEKKIDKYTQVLKTHGLLV from the exons ATGAACACCAACCCTTCCAGAGGCCCCTACCACTTCCGGGCCCCCAGCCGCATCTTCTGGCGGACCGTGCGAG GCATGCTGCCTCACAAGACCAAGCGAGGCCAGGCTGCCCTGGACCGCCTCAAGGTGTTTGATGGCATCCCACCGCCCTACGACAAG AAAAAGCGGATGGTGGTTCCTGCTGCCCTCAAGGTCGTGCGTCTGAAGCCTACAAGAAAG TTTGCCTATCTGGGGCGCCTGGCTCACGAGGTTGGCTGGAAGTACCAGGCAGTGACAGCCAccttggaggagaagaggaaggagaaagccAAGATCCACTACAGGAAGAAGAAGCAGCTCATG AGGTTACGGAAACAGGCCGAGAAGAACGTGGAGAAGAAAATTGACAAATACACACAGGTCCTCAAGACCCACGGACTCCTGGTCTGA
- the LOC105497201 gene encoding large ribosomal subunit protein uL13 isoform X2, whose amino-acid sequence MPRLPLGLRVGYNAAFPSRGEGDGASSTGQVLVLDGRGHLLGRLAAIVAKQVLLGRKVVVVRCEGINISGNFYRNKLKYLAFLRKRMNTNPSRGPYHFRAPSRIFWRTVRGMLPHKTKRGQAALDRLKVFDGIPPPYDKKKRMVVPAALKVVRLKPTRKFAYLGRLAHEVGWKYQAVTATLEEKRKEKAKIHYRKKKQLMRLRKQAEKNVEKKIDKYTQVLKTHGLLV is encoded by the exons ATGCCGCGGCTCCCTTTAGGCCTAAGGGTTGGCTACAATGCGGCATTTCCTTCTCGAGGTGAGGGTGACGGAGCTTCCAGCACAGGACAG GTCCTGGTGCTTGATGGTCGAGGCCATCTCCTGGGCCGCCTGGCGGCCATCGTGGCTAAACAGGTACTGCTGG GCCGGAAGGTGGTGGTCGTACGCTGCGAAGGCATCAACATTTCTGGCAATTTCTACAGAAACAAGT TGAAGTACCTGGCTTTCCTCCGCAAGCGGATGAACACCAACCCTTCCAGAGGCCCCTACCACTTCCGGGCCCCCAGCCGCATCTTCTGGCGGACCGTGCGAG GCATGCTGCCTCACAAGACCAAGCGAGGCCAGGCTGCCCTGGACCGCCTCAAGGTGTTTGATGGCATCCCACCGCCCTACGACAAG AAAAAGCGGATGGTGGTTCCTGCTGCCCTCAAGGTCGTGCGTCTGAAGCCTACAAGAAAG TTTGCCTATCTGGGGCGCCTGGCTCACGAGGTTGGCTGGAAGTACCAGGCAGTGACAGCCAccttggaggagaagaggaaggagaaagccAAGATCCACTACAGGAAGAAGAAGCAGCTCATG AGGTTACGGAAACAGGCCGAGAAGAACGTGGAGAAGAAAATTGACAAATACACACAGGTCCTCAAGACCCACGGACTCCTGGTCTGA
- the LOC105497201 gene encoding large ribosomal subunit protein uL13 isoform X3, with product MVLVLDGRGHLLGRLAAIVAKQVLLGRKVVVVRCEGINISGNFYRNKLKYLAFLRKRMNTNPSRGPYHFRAPSRIFWRTVRGMLPHKTKRGQAALDRLKVFDGIPPPYDKKKRMVVPAALKVVRLKPTRKFAYLGRLAHEVGWKYQAVTATLEEKRKEKAKIHYRKKKQLMRLRKQAEKNVEKKIDKYTQVLKTHGLLV from the exons atg GTCCTGGTGCTTGATGGTCGAGGCCATCTCCTGGGCCGCCTGGCGGCCATCGTGGCTAAACAGGTACTGCTGG GCCGGAAGGTGGTGGTCGTACGCTGCGAAGGCATCAACATTTCTGGCAATTTCTACAGAAACAAGT TGAAGTACCTGGCTTTCCTCCGCAAGCGGATGAACACCAACCCTTCCAGAGGCCCCTACCACTTCCGGGCCCCCAGCCGCATCTTCTGGCGGACCGTGCGAG GCATGCTGCCTCACAAGACCAAGCGAGGCCAGGCTGCCCTGGACCGCCTCAAGGTGTTTGATGGCATCCCACCGCCCTACGACAAG AAAAAGCGGATGGTGGTTCCTGCTGCCCTCAAGGTCGTGCGTCTGAAGCCTACAAGAAAG TTTGCCTATCTGGGGCGCCTGGCTCACGAGGTTGGCTGGAAGTACCAGGCAGTGACAGCCAccttggaggagaagaggaaggagaaagccAAGATCCACTACAGGAAGAAGAAGCAGCTCATG AGGTTACGGAAACAGGCCGAGAAGAACGTGGAGAAGAAAATTGACAAATACACACAGGTCCTCAAGACCCACGGACTCCTGGTCTGA
- the LOC105497201 gene encoding large ribosomal subunit protein uL13 isoform X1 yields MAEVQVLVLDGRGHLLGRLAAIVAKQVLLGRKVVVVRCEGINISGNFYRNKLKYLAFLRKRMNTNPSRGPYHFRAPSRIFWRTVRGMLPHKTKRGQAALDRLKVFDGIPPPYDKKKRMVVPAALKVVRLKPTRKFAYLGRLAHEVGWKYQAVTATLEEKRKEKAKIHYRKKKQLMRLRKQAEKNVEKKIDKYTQVLKTHGLLV; encoded by the exons ATGGCGGAGGTGCAG GTCCTGGTGCTTGATGGTCGAGGCCATCTCCTGGGCCGCCTGGCGGCCATCGTGGCTAAACAGGTACTGCTGG GCCGGAAGGTGGTGGTCGTACGCTGCGAAGGCATCAACATTTCTGGCAATTTCTACAGAAACAAGT TGAAGTACCTGGCTTTCCTCCGCAAGCGGATGAACACCAACCCTTCCAGAGGCCCCTACCACTTCCGGGCCCCCAGCCGCATCTTCTGGCGGACCGTGCGAG GCATGCTGCCTCACAAGACCAAGCGAGGCCAGGCTGCCCTGGACCGCCTCAAGGTGTTTGATGGCATCCCACCGCCCTACGACAAG AAAAAGCGGATGGTGGTTCCTGCTGCCCTCAAGGTCGTGCGTCTGAAGCCTACAAGAAAG TTTGCCTATCTGGGGCGCCTGGCTCACGAGGTTGGCTGGAAGTACCAGGCAGTGACAGCCAccttggaggagaagaggaaggagaaagccAAGATCCACTACAGGAAGAAGAAGCAGCTCATG AGGTTACGGAAACAGGCCGAGAAGAACGTGGAGAAGAAAATTGACAAATACACACAGGTCCTCAAGACCCACGGACTCCTGGTCTGA